A single window of Cydia splendana chromosome 13, ilCydSple1.2, whole genome shotgun sequence DNA harbors:
- the LOC134796504 gene encoding prostaglandin reductase 1-like — protein MGHFGWRTHTIVHPDNAKLCGQKPYMYLLPDFGGLPVSLGLGMCGRVGNTAYFGFTEICKPVAGETVVVSGAAGAVGSHVGQIAKIIGCRVIGIAGSDDKCAWLVNELGFDCAANYKTVNIADYLKKNAPNGVDCYFDNVGGEISSTVVAHMNEFGRVAVCGAISVYNETDPMKRKGTFLQPFIVGKQLKIEGFQVNRFAERTAEGIRQNLQWVKEGKLKYKNHIYDGFESTVDAFIGLFKGDNTGKSIVKVN, from the exons ATGGGCCACTTCGGGTGGCGGACGCATACGATAGTACACCCCGACAACGCGAAGCTGTGCGGTCAGAAGCCCTACATGTACTTATTGCCAGATTTCGGAGGACTGCCCGTTTCGTTGGGGCTGGGTATGTGTGGGAGAGTTGG CAATACTGCGTATTTCGGCTTCACGGAAATCTGCAAGCCGGTAGCTGGGGAAACCGTGGTGGTGTCGGGAGCAGCGGGCGCCGTAGGCTCACACGTTGGACAAATTGCCAAAATTATAG GTTGCAGAGTAATCGGCATCGCCGGATCCGACGACAAATGCGCCTGGCTGGTCAACGAGTTAGGCTTCGACTGCGCGGCCAACTACAAAACTGTAAACATTGCAGATTACCTCAAAAAGAACGCTCCTAACGGCGTAGACTGTTACTTTGACAACGTCGGAGGGGAGATCAGCAGCACTGTGGTGGCGCATATGAATGAGTTCGGGAGGGTCGCGGTGTGCGGGGCTATCTCTGTCTATAATGAAACTGATCCTATGAAGCGtaaag GTACCTTTCTTCAACCGTTCATAGTCGGGAAACAACTGAAAATCGAAGGATTCCAAGTTAACAGATTTGCTGAGCGCACTGCAGAAGGCATACGACAAAATTTACAATGGGTGAAAGAAGGAAAACTGAAATATAAGAACCATATCTACGACGGATTTGAATCTACTGTAGATGCATTTATAGGTTTATTCAAAGGAGATAATACGGGGAAATCTATTGTAAAAGTAAATTAA
- the LOC134796201 gene encoding uncharacterized protein LOC134796201 has translation MGGCRCTYKNCTIRSDGKTHLFHYPVFDKVRCHEWLMRAGRYDFLNLKVSQLKNRCICQHHFADDWFMNDKKEKLKLKAVPTLDGPFCDLSKFKESEMPHKMLGLYPLACEVAENDDFFDRKSNYNLLYADYLTNDAMDYKMIDVDTRNWTNIENVTPPANNNITEVYTHRTRYGGKSKINQINIPEKDVAKEIIVEVPLLTDQQNKVIVTKQEFPPQVEAPPLLEFSKKKSKVRIISEKKITEPEKKISVPVSAASFEVVKPSMILSINKNKSKNIANNTHVPQPILQVKEDQTVLNDAEKSVNNVVDEIIMSFNNDKEEEIVQKNMPTSCKWDETNLPKILNTSEPIRFDLKINLNEPNPLEKTKSPQKRESNKLHSNKNKLSPERVAAINEKRKFNMKLKDIIAEELSRLEEQASADKDILVSKKTLNNYTARSERVRTSLSKDPSLPNEHAYIVHYLEARMEKMENLLLNKIDQNTKKIMDLKRTLETKEDDKPLPAKSSTKSDLSDEAHKKQLYKEISKYLTPNCNSLLYEELFINKYDPNEGKAASVPAKRKRNR, from the exons ATGGGAGGGTGCCGGTGCACCTACAAGAATTGTACAATCAGGTCCGATGGGAAGACCCACTTATTTCACTACCCTGTATTCGACAAGGTCCGTTGTCATgagtggctgatgagagctgGCCGTTATGACTTCCTAAACTTAAAGGTCTCTCAACTTAAAAATCGGTGTATATGTCAACACCATTTTGCAGACGACTGGTTTATGAATGATAAA aaagaaaaattaaaattaaaagcagTACCTACCTTGGATGGTCCGTTTTGTGATTTAAGCAAATTTAAAGAAAGTGAAATGCCACATAAAATGTTGGGTTTATACCCATTAGCATGTGAGGTTGCTGAAAATGACGACTTCTTTGATAGAAAGTCAAACTATAATTTACTTTATGCAGATTATTTAACTAATGACGCcatggattataaaatgatagaTGTTGATACTAGAAACTGGACAAATATAGAGAATGTGACTCCTCCAGCTAACAATAATATTACAGAAGTGTATACCCATAGAACTCGATATGGAGGTAAATCTAAAATTAACCAAATAAATATACCAGAAAAAGATGTGGCTAAGGAAATTATAGTTGAAGTTCCACTTCTAACAGatcaacaaaataaagtaattgTTACCAAACAAGAATTTCCACCGCAAGTTGAAGCTCCACCATTACTTGAATTTAGTAAGAAAAAGAGTAAAGTAAGAATAATATCAGAAAAAAAGATAACAGAACCAGAAAAAAAGATAAGTGTTCCTGTTTCTGCTGCATCATTTGAGGTAGTTAAGCCTTCAATGATTTTAAGTATTAATAAGAATAAATCTAAGAATATAGCAAATAACACTCATGTGCCTCAGCCTATACTACAAGTAAAAGAAGATCAGACAGTTTTAAATGACGCAGAGAAAAGTGTAAACAATGTAGTTGATGAGATCATAATGTCATTTAATAATGACAAGGAAGAAGAAATTGTGCAAAAAAACATGCCTACCTCTTGCAAATGGGATGAAACTAATCTTCCAAAAATACTTAACACTAGTGAGCCAATTAGATTTGACcttaaaattaacttgaatgAACCAAATCCTTTAGAAAAAACTAAGTCTCCTCAAAAGAGAGAAAGCAATAAACTTCATAGCAACAAAAATAAATTGTCACCAGAAAGAGTTGCTGCAATTAATGAGAAACGAAAGTTTAATATGAAACTGAAGGATATCATTGCAGAAGAACTAAGCCGATTAGAAGAGCAAGCTTCTGCTGATAAAGATATTCTGGTCTCAAAGAAAACCTTAAataactatacagctagatctGAAAGAGTAAGGACTTCTTTATCAAAAGATCCCAGTCTTCCGAATGAGCACGCTTATATTGTACACTATTTAGAGGCAAGAAtggaaaaaatggaaaacttGTTGTTAAACAAAATTGATCAAAACACTAAGAAAATTATGGATTTGAAAAGAACCCTGGAAACTAAAGAAGATGATAAACCACTCCCTGCAAAATCATCAACGAAAAGTGATTTAAGTGATGAAGCACATAAAAAACAGCTCTACAaggaaatttcaaaatatttgACACCTAACTGTAACAGTTTACTTTACGAAGAactttttattaataagtatGATCCAAATGAAGGAAAGGCTGCGTCTGTACCAGCTAAAAGGAAAAGAAATAGGTGA